The Oenanthe melanoleuca isolate GR-GAL-2019-014 chromosome 12, OMel1.0, whole genome shotgun sequence DNA window TTTCTTGCAGCGAGCTGGCCCGGCACCCATGCAGCCGATGCAAGCCGTGGAGCAGTCTGCCTCACGGAAAAGAGCCAGAGTTGGTGCTggagctccttcccagcccagccagggttGACCCCAAGCAGGGAAGAGCCAGCTGCACTAAaaccccccagctccccctgaCCTCGGCACTCGTAGGAGCCCTCTGTGTTGACGCAGTACTGGTTGGCTCGGCAATGTGCCATCTCTGTGCCACACTCATCTATGTCTGCAGGAGAGATGGGGACCGTCCCGCTGAGCTCAAGGGACGAagcccccacagccccaagCTCATCTCTGGCCTTCACTCACCGATGCAGCGGTGCTCATGCAGCACCCAGCCCCTCTTGCAGCGAAGGCAGCTGGAGTCCTCAGGCCCTGTGCAGCGCCCGCATGCCTGGTAGCACTCTGCCGGCAGGAAGGGCAACGTggacacaggcagcagggagctgcctgtACCCAGtgcctgggcagcaccagcagagcccccaCCTACCAGCACACACGAGGTGGCTCTTGTTCCGCGAGGCCTCATAGTAGCCGTCTCCGCACTCGGCACAGAAGGGGCCGCCATAGCCCGGGCTGCAGACGCAGAGGCCGGTGCCGCGGCGTGTGCCGTCACCATCGCACTGCCCGTTGCCACTGCAGGGCTGCCGGGGCCCGCCGGCACAGGCTGCACAAGAAGAGACCAGCCGGCTGGCAGCCGGGGCGgggggcagcagccagggggcccccccagccctgccagcaccctgTTCATCCCACAGCTACTCACACCGGCAGTCCGGGCCATAGGTGCCGGGTGGGCAGCAAAGCATCAGCCTGTCCACACACAGCCACTGGAAAAAGTCAGGGTGCTGCTGCcgcctggggagggggagataCAGCACTCAGCCCCCTGGCATCGCCCTGTGGCCCTTgccatccccatgtccctgtccccagactCACTCATGGAACCACCACTGCTCCACGTGCTCCTCACTCCGCTCCAGCAGTTGGTGGCAGGTGAAGTCCGAGGGAGCACAAACaccctccagcacctccagcagaCGGGTCTCACTGCAGGGACACGAGCCAGTGCGGGATATGActtctggagcagctgggctccctcagcctctcatTGGGATCACTTACCTGTGCTGGTACTTGGACAgtttctcctcctcccaggcTGTGTTACCCCCACCAAAGCCCTCATGCTCTGTCCGCTCCAGGCCCTGGATGCATGGGGGAGTAGCAGTGCAGGCATAGGACCCTTCCAACAACCCCTCTACCCATAGAGTTCCACGAGACACATCACCTCCAGGGACGTGCcaccctctcccctccccagagcccagtCACTGTGCCCCTGGGAATGCTGTAGGAGTGCCTACACTGTCCCCCCCAAAGCCACTCCTCTACCGGGCCCTGTCACCACCCTTACCCCCTGGGCCTGTGATACCTCTGGGTACCCCAGCCACAGGACTCCCTTCGTCCCTGCTCACTGTCACCTCCAGGCCGTGTCCCGCACGTCTGCCACCCGTGGGCCCCTCCCGTCACTGTCCCCTCGCCCCCAGCTCTCCCCCGAAGCAGCGGCTGTGTCACCCCACACCCCTCGGTGCCATTACCCCCCCGTGTGCCCCCTCGCCGTCGCCTCCATCATTCTTGTGCCCCTCCGCCCCGCACCCTGATGAAGCTGTCGGCGAGGCCGCGGCAGGCTCGGCATGGCTCGGCTCCGTCGCGGTGGGGATCGGGATCGGCGTGAGCCACCATCAGGACCCCTCCGAGAAGGGCGGCCCCCAGgagggtccctcccagcccggGCCCCCTGCGTCGGGGCGGCCGCGGCAGGAGCGGCAGCGGCCccatcatcatccatccatccgccCGCCCCCCCCGCGCGCACCACGTGGGCCGCGCCGCTGACtcagcgcccgccgcccccgccaATGGGCGcgcgccgctgccgccccgccCCCCGCTCCCAGCCAATCCGCGCCCCGCCCGGACCACGCCCACTCACGCCTTAAAGGGGCCGCGGGCAAAGGCCGGGGCGGGGGTAGCGCGGGTGGGTTGCAGTCGGTGACCCCGGTCACAGCCTGGTCTGGGCGGGATCCTCAAACATCCCCCCCCACATCCCCAGCCAAACCGGAGCGGTTCATCTTCCCCCGTCCACTCAAACTGGTCCACCTCCCTCTCACTGTATCCAAACTTGCCTAGTTCCCCCTCATCTCACCCTAAACTGCTCCAATTTCTTCTTACACTTTCCCCCAAACTGTCCCAGTTGCCAATCATTCCCAGTGATCCAGTTCCCCATCACCACCCCAAACTGGCCCAGTTCCCCACCACCCTccatccaaaaaaatccccttccGCTTCACGACCCAAACAGGCAAGCCCCCCTCCCGTCCCCACCCCCCCATACCTCCCCATCATCCCTCTCCATGCCATCCGAGTCCACCCCATCACCCCTTCCCAacccatcccagtccctgctggacTCAGAGCTGGACTCACACTCAGCAAAAGCACTGTCATCTCTTTATTCCCCTACTGCCCGCTGCAGAGCATCGGCCACTGCCGCCACGTATGGCTCCAGCCACCGGCCCCTCTGCCGAGCTGGGCCCGCCAGTGCCTGCAGGAACCCCTCCATCTCGCTGGGCAGTGCgaaggcaggggctgcctgcagggctgggggcactgccGGCACCATGGCTTCCAGCCAGGCCACCACGTAGTGCCCATTGGCTGCCGACAGCACT harbors:
- the CRELD1 gene encoding protein disulfide isomerase CRELD1, with amino-acid sequence MMMGPLPLLPRPPRRRGPGLGGTLLGAALLGGVLMVAHADPDPHRDGAEPCRACRGLADSFIRGLERTEHEGFGGGNTAWEEEKLSKYQHSETRLLEVLEGVCAPSDFTCHQLLERSEEHVEQWWFHERQQHPDFFQWLCVDRLMLCCPPGTYGPDCRSCAGGPRQPCSGNGQCDGDGTRRGTGLCVCSPGYGGPFCAECGDGYYEASRNKSHLVCAECYQACGRCTGPEDSSCLRCKRGWVLHEHRCIDIDECGTEMAHCRANQYCVNTEGSYECRDCSTACIGCMGAGPARCKKCNKGYWRDGAKCLDVDECASAEEPVCTGVQEVCENTEGSYRCVCAQGHIRRDGQCVEDKPPDAPEKGFFDDVTDDEVVVLQQMFFGVMICALATLAAKGDMVFTAIFIGAVAAMAGYWLSDRSDRVLDGFMKGR